A portion of the Paenibacillus hamazuiensis genome contains these proteins:
- a CDS encoding GerAB/ArcD/ProY family transporter: protein MELENGKINIRQYTILVSIFTIGSSVLVAPSGLAQEAGEDAWIAAILGMCISYLFIWLYNLLGSRFPDKTLLEYSEILLGKWPGKIVSLLFITYFFILAVLLLREISDFVTTQVMPETPIQAIHLLYLSIVVMGARLGLETFTRAAEIFFPWVIVLFALLSFFLLPKLEPDKIMPILGEGMKPVLRGAFHFLGLPFLELVVFLMIFPYVNKPGRIGKAFYTGTTVGGIVLIITTSLSILVLGTDFSERSTYPSYVLAKKISIGHFLERLEAVMAGIWFLSLFFKLTVCFYASALGLAQTFKLREYRMLLLPLGMIMLVSSIYMMPDIMYFKRFLIEVWTPYSLTYGLILPLLMLAVAKIRKR, encoded by the coding sequence ATGGAGCTGGAAAACGGAAAAATCAATATACGTCAATACACGATCCTGGTCAGCATTTTTACAATAGGCAGCTCCGTCCTGGTCGCTCCGTCCGGCCTCGCTCAAGAGGCGGGGGAGGATGCCTGGATTGCGGCTATTTTGGGAATGTGTATTTCCTACTTGTTTATATGGCTTTACAACTTGCTGGGGAGCCGCTTTCCGGATAAAACGCTGCTCGAATACAGCGAGATTTTACTCGGCAAATGGCCGGGTAAAATCGTTTCGCTGCTGTTCATTACTTATTTTTTCATCCTTGCCGTCCTGCTGCTTCGTGAAATCAGCGATTTCGTGACAACCCAGGTCATGCCGGAAACGCCGATCCAAGCTATTCATTTGCTGTATTTGAGTATTGTCGTTATGGGGGCGCGGCTCGGACTCGAGACGTTTACCCGCGCTGCGGAAATCTTTTTTCCATGGGTCATCGTGCTGTTTGCGCTGTTGTCCTTTTTTCTTCTTCCCAAGCTCGAACCGGACAAGATTATGCCGATTCTGGGCGAAGGAATGAAGCCGGTGTTGCGCGGGGCGTTCCATTTTCTGGGCCTGCCTTTCCTTGAGCTTGTCGTTTTTTTAATGATCTTTCCTTATGTGAATAAACCGGGGAGAATCGGCAAGGCGTTTTATACCGGTACGACCGTAGGGGGGATCGTTTTAATTATTACGACTTCCCTCAGCATTCTTGTGCTCGGGACCGATTTTTCGGAGCGGAGCACGTATCCGAGTTATGTGCTCGCCAAAAAAATCAGCATCGGCCATTTCCTGGAGCGGCTCGAAGCCGTTATGGCGGGAATATGGTTTCTTTCGCTTTTTTTCAAATTGACCGTTTGCTTTTATGCATCCGCCTTGGGCCTCGCCCAGACGTTCAAACTCCGGGAATACCGCATGCTGCTCCTTCCTTTGGGCATGATCATGCTGGTCAGCTCCATCTATATGATGCCTGACATAATGTACTTCAAAAGGTTTCTGATAGAGGTGTGGACTCCATATTCTTTGACTTACGGATTGATCCTTCCGCTGCTGATGTTGGCTGTGGCAAAGATTCGGAAAAGGTGA
- a CDS encoding Ger(x)C family spore germination C-terminal domain-containing protein, producing the protein MAGWLNEEESKVYNYIRGDVRGTVGHLSCPDGGLLTVEVIRTKADIKGAVKQGKPEATINLELEGNIADVECHVDLTKPETIEELETRSEKEIEEMLRRTITKVQQKFKTDIFGFGEAIHRSSPKEWSRIKEDWSRQFAELPVHVKVKVEIRRVGTVTDSFTNRLEE; encoded by the coding sequence TTGGCCGGATGGTTAAATGAAGAAGAAAGCAAGGTCTATAACTACATCCGGGGCGATGTGAGAGGCACGGTGGGTCATCTCTCCTGTCCCGACGGCGGCCTATTAACCGTGGAGGTCATCCGCACGAAAGCGGATATAAAGGGCGCGGTCAAACAAGGGAAGCCGGAAGCAACGATCAATCTTGAGCTCGAGGGTAATATCGCGGATGTCGAATGTCATGTCGATCTGACCAAGCCGGAAACGATTGAGGAGCTCGAGACGAGGTCGGAGAAAGAAATCGAAGAGATGCTCAGACGAACCATTACCAAAGTACAGCAAAAGTTTAAAACCGATATATTCGGTTTTGGAGAAGCGATCCATCGTTCCAGCCCGAAGGAATGGAGCCGAATCAAAGAAGACTGGTCGCGGCAATTTGCCGAACTTCCCGTCCATGTGAAAGTGAAAGTGGAAATTCGGCGCGTAGGTACCGTGACCGACTCGTTTACAAACAGATTGGAGGAGTAG
- a CDS encoding Ger(x)C family spore germination protein — MLRNLGLSIMLILLLLTATGCWSRMELNDIAIVVALGIDKKDGQYSVSVQLVNPSEVSGKKTGGGKGAPVVTHVASDATMFEAIRKMTTNAPRRLYFSHLRMLILSEQVAKEGVAKALDLLSRDHEFRSDFYIAVAKGAPAERILEIYTAPMETIPANKMYKALDTSSKIWAYSGKVTLDELISDMLRVGRQPVLTGIEIVGQRNGAARSQQNMERIKPYSVLQFSNLAVYLIKISWPDG; from the coding sequence ATGCTGCGAAATCTCGGACTCTCGATCATGCTCATATTGCTGCTGCTCACGGCAACCGGCTGCTGGAGCCGGATGGAGCTTAACGATATCGCCATCGTGGTCGCGCTGGGAATCGACAAAAAGGACGGGCAATATTCGGTTTCCGTACAGCTTGTAAACCCGAGCGAGGTTTCGGGGAAAAAAACGGGCGGAGGCAAAGGCGCACCGGTAGTTACCCATGTGGCTTCCGACGCAACCATGTTTGAGGCGATACGGAAAATGACGACAAATGCACCCCGAAGGTTGTATTTTTCCCATCTGCGGATGCTGATCCTCAGCGAACAGGTAGCCAAGGAAGGAGTTGCCAAAGCTTTGGATCTGTTGTCCCGGGACCATGAATTCCGTTCGGATTTTTACATCGCCGTGGCTAAAGGGGCCCCTGCCGAGCGAATCCTCGAAATCTATACGGCTCCGATGGAAACGATACCGGCCAACAAAATGTACAAAGCACTGGATACTTCCAGCAAAATATGGGCTTATTCCGGCAAAGTCACCCTGGATGAGCTAATATCGGATATGCTGAGAGTCGGAAGGCAGCCCGTTCTGACCGGAATCGAAATCGTCGGGCAGAGAAATGGAGCCGCCCGTTCCCAGCAAAATATGGAGCGGATTAAACCGTACTCCGTATTACAGTTTTCGAACTTGGCCGTATATTTAATAAAGATAAGTTGGCCGGATGGTTAA
- a CDS encoding spore germination protein, with product MGSFAKTIKQIFKRTPAKKRNFQQDQAAAVRKEPLKISLQDNLQKISEAFGGSDDIVIKSIPVGRSGDIRAGVIYTDGLADTQDIFEALMLKVREADLDQEVASRDHPLRLLKDFVLAVGDVSEVSDFDALYTAVLSGDTVILLDGYAQGIIASLRKWRDRGVTEPSAQTVVRGPREGFSESLRTNTALIRRRIKDPNLWLETKPIGRVTRTDVSVMYIKGIVNEAVLQEVRRRLSRIDIDGILESGYIEELIQDETLSPFPTIFNTERPDAVAAALLEGRIAILVDGTPFVLLVPALFAQFFQASEDYYQRWDFATLLRILRYISFFIALLAPSLYIAITTFHQELLPPPLLIGLAAQREGIPFPAFIEALLMELTFEILREAGVRMPRAIGQSVSIVGTLVIGQAAVEAGLVSAAMVIVVAITAISNFVFPAFNMGISIRIIRFGLMGLAASFGLFGITIGLVAIVLHLCSLRSFGIPYLAPFAPLIPDDQKDTIFRLPQWALFSRPRLISQQNIIREQNEPTPKPK from the coding sequence ATGGGTAGCTTTGCGAAAACGATAAAACAAATTTTCAAGCGGACTCCCGCCAAGAAAAGAAACTTTCAGCAAGACCAGGCAGCCGCAGTCCGAAAAGAGCCGCTAAAGATTAGCCTTCAGGACAATCTTCAAAAAATCTCCGAAGCTTTCGGGGGCAGCGACGATATCGTCATCAAATCGATACCCGTCGGAAGAAGCGGGGATATCCGGGCGGGTGTGATCTACACGGACGGGCTCGCCGACACCCAGGATATTTTCGAAGCACTGATGCTGAAGGTCAGAGAAGCCGACTTGGATCAGGAGGTCGCTTCCCGGGATCATCCTCTTCGTCTTTTAAAAGACTTTGTGCTGGCTGTCGGAGACGTCAGCGAAGTATCGGATTTCGACGCCTTATACACCGCCGTTTTATCCGGGGATACCGTCATATTGTTGGACGGATATGCCCAAGGCATCATTGCCAGCCTGAGAAAGTGGAGGGACCGCGGAGTGACGGAGCCCTCGGCGCAGACGGTCGTCCGCGGACCGAGGGAAGGATTTTCCGAATCGCTGCGCACCAATACGGCGCTCATCAGACGGAGAATCAAAGATCCGAACCTGTGGCTGGAAACGAAGCCGATCGGCCGCGTGACGCGAACCGATGTATCCGTCATGTACATAAAGGGCATCGTCAACGAAGCGGTATTGCAGGAAGTCAGAAGAAGGCTGAGCCGAATCGATATCGACGGTATATTGGAAAGCGGTTATATCGAGGAGCTGATTCAGGACGAGACGCTTTCCCCGTTCCCAACCATCTTCAATACGGAGAGGCCCGATGCGGTAGCTGCCGCACTGCTCGAAGGCCGTATAGCCATTCTCGTGGACGGTACGCCCTTCGTGCTGCTCGTGCCGGCGCTGTTCGCGCAGTTTTTCCAGGCGAGCGAGGATTATTATCAGCGTTGGGATTTCGCAACGCTTCTGCGCATATTGCGTTATATATCATTTTTCATCGCATTGCTTGCCCCGTCTTTATATATTGCGATCACGACATTCCATCAGGAGCTGCTGCCTCCGCCGCTGCTCATCGGTCTTGCCGCCCAACGGGAGGGGATCCCGTTTCCCGCTTTTATAGAGGCGCTTCTGATGGAGCTGACCTTTGAAATATTGCGGGAAGCCGGCGTGCGCATGCCGAGGGCGATCGGGCAGTCCGTCTCGATTGTAGGCACGCTCGTTATCGGACAAGCGGCGGTAGAGGCCGGGCTCGTTTCGGCCGCAATGGTGATCGTCGTGGCGATCACGGCGATCTCGAACTTTGTGTTTCCCGCCTTTAACATGGGGATCTCGATCCGCATCATCCGCTTCGGATTGATGGGACTGGCCGCTTCCTTCGGCTTGTTCGGCATCACGATAGGACTGGTTGCGATCGTTTTGCATTTATGCAGCTTGCGCTCCTTCGGCATTCCTTACCTGGCGCCGTTTGCGCCGCTCATTCCCGACGATCAGAAGGACACCATTTTTCGCCTGCCGCAATGGGCCCTGTTCTCGCGTCCGCGCTTAATCAGCCAGCAAAATATAATCCGGGAGCAAAACGAACCGACCCCTAAACCGAAATAA
- a CDS encoding endonuclease MutS2 — MNELSKQRLEYEKVKEVLHSYCMSYLGRGRVDMLEPMYDARLIRKLLAETEEAKRILRHGSSVPLPALEGIEPLMNLLGSGYVYSEQEMSLFARLLESMAQLRRFMLHKREAAPTIGDVASSMYELASLRSELDRCIRGGRVTDQASKELAKIRKMMAVCEERIKKKLDALMQKYRPYLQDYVVSSRNGRHVLSVKKEHRKMIAGTVLDESSSGQTVFVEPADLAGPQLELSELKREEVREEAKVLSMLTAELEGHEHELKVNLETIGYYDFLFAKAKYALSLDAREVTVNENGVLRFRGGKHPLLGSSGVPLDFALGESYRALIITGPNTGGKTVSLKTVGLLSLMVQSGLQVPVEEGGTFPVYDRVLADIGDGQSIEQSLSTFSSHIRNVIDILRQAGPRSLVLLDELATGTDPGEGVALSIAVLEELARLKASVVATTHFNEIKRFAAQAEGFENARMEFDTETLRPLYRLTIGEAGSSYAFYIAQKLGISPRIIERSREIAARAQNREAPVEAIEPGEARRDGDTQRPGMHPGSAQPPDGIWPAPEGKPDERGAVPWTSNMLASTAQRVSSADDGPQLSASQSSAPHLPGAADPRASQKPQAGAAQHSSARPQPKLEVGDCVWIHSLRRTGIVCERPDARGNVLVQIQKEKVKINIKRLSLYIERKQLYPGDDYDMNIVFESKENRKKQHLMQRKHAEGVMIVKPPDQE, encoded by the coding sequence ATGAACGAACTTAGCAAACAAAGGCTCGAGTACGAAAAAGTGAAGGAAGTGCTGCATTCTTACTGCATGTCCTACCTCGGCAGAGGTCGGGTCGACATGCTCGAGCCGATGTACGACGCGCGGCTGATCCGCAAGCTGCTTGCGGAAACGGAGGAAGCGAAGCGCATCCTGCGGCATGGCTCCAGCGTACCGCTGCCTGCGCTGGAAGGCATCGAGCCGCTGATGAATCTGCTCGGCAGCGGCTATGTGTATTCCGAGCAAGAGATGTCGCTGTTTGCCCGGCTGCTCGAGAGCATGGCCCAGCTCCGCCGGTTTATGCTGCATAAGCGGGAAGCGGCACCTACGATCGGCGACGTCGCCTCGTCGATGTATGAGCTGGCTTCGCTCAGAAGCGAGCTGGACCGCTGCATCCGGGGCGGCCGGGTAACCGATCAGGCGAGCAAGGAGCTCGCCAAAATCCGCAAGATGATGGCGGTATGCGAGGAGCGGATCAAAAAGAAGCTCGACGCGCTGATGCAGAAGTACCGTCCCTATCTGCAGGATTACGTCGTCAGCAGCCGAAACGGCCGGCATGTGCTTTCGGTGAAAAAAGAGCACCGGAAGATGATCGCCGGGACGGTGCTGGATGAGTCCTCCAGCGGGCAAACAGTGTTTGTCGAGCCGGCCGATCTCGCGGGCCCGCAGCTGGAGCTAAGCGAGCTGAAGAGGGAGGAGGTCCGGGAGGAGGCGAAAGTGCTCAGCATGCTTACGGCGGAGCTGGAAGGGCATGAGCATGAGCTGAAGGTCAATTTGGAGACGATCGGCTATTACGATTTTTTGTTCGCCAAAGCCAAATATGCGCTTTCGCTGGATGCACGCGAGGTGACTGTCAACGAAAACGGAGTGCTGAGGTTTCGTGGCGGCAAGCATCCTTTGCTCGGCAGCAGCGGGGTTCCTCTTGATTTTGCGCTGGGGGAGTCGTACCGTGCGCTGATCATCACCGGTCCCAATACCGGCGGCAAGACGGTTAGTCTGAAAACGGTCGGCTTGCTGAGCTTGATGGTGCAGTCAGGGCTTCAGGTGCCTGTAGAGGAAGGCGGCACTTTCCCGGTTTACGATCGCGTGCTTGCGGATATCGGGGACGGACAGAGCATCGAGCAGTCACTCAGCACGTTTTCCTCGCACATCCGCAATGTGATTGACATTTTGCGGCAGGCCGGCCCCCGTTCGCTTGTGCTGCTCGACGAGTTGGCGACCGGCACGGACCCCGGGGAAGGCGTCGCCTTATCGATCGCCGTGCTGGAGGAGCTGGCGCGGCTGAAGGCCAGCGTCGTGGCGACGACGCATTTTAACGAGATCAAGCGGTTCGCCGCCCAGGCAGAAGGGTTTGAAAACGCGCGGATGGAGTTCGACACGGAGACGCTGCGTCCGCTGTATCGCCTGACCATTGGCGAAGCGGGCAGCAGCTATGCGTTTTATATCGCGCAGAAGCTGGGGATCTCTCCGCGCATTATCGAGAGATCACGGGAGATTGCTGCGCGTGCGCAAAACCGCGAAGCGCCGGTGGAGGCGATTGAGCCTGGAGAAGCCCGGAGGGACGGCGACACTCAGCGCCCCGGTATGCATCCCGGAAGTGCGCAGCCGCCTGACGGGATTTGGCCGGCGCCTGAAGGGAAGCCGGATGAGCGCGGAGCAGTACCCTGGACGTCTAACATGCTAGCGAGCACGGCGCAGCGAGTCAGTTCCGCTGACGACGGACCGCAGCTGTCGGCTTCCCAAAGTTCGGCCCCGCATCTGCCAGGGGCCGCCGATCCCCGCGCATCGCAAAAGCCGCAGGCTGGAGCGGCGCAGCATTCGAGTGCGCGTCCCCAGCCGAAGCTCGAAGTGGGAGACTGCGTATGGATTCACTCGCTGAGGCGCACGGGCATCGTCTGCGAGCGTCCGGATGCGCGGGGCAATGTGCTCGTTCAAATCCAGAAAGAAAAGGTCAAAATCAACATCAAGCGGCTGTCGCTTTACATCGAGCGAAAGCAGCTTTATCCCGGCGACGACTACGACATGAACATCGTTTTCGAATCCAAGGAAAACCGCAAAAAGCAGCATCTGATGCAGCGCAAGCACGCCGAAGGCGTCATGATCGTCAAGCCGCCGGATCAAGAATAG